In one window of Mytilus trossulus isolate FHL-02 chromosome 7, PNRI_Mtr1.1.1.hap1, whole genome shotgun sequence DNA:
- the LOC134727109 gene encoding multiple inositol polyphosphate phosphatase 1-like yields the protein MDSLLFLILCLVSLFIANYAMGSPDFRIPLYSTKTPYFWGKDIDEFIREDEEIWVDYDNKECQIIHLNLILRHGSRSPTLSWIKKMTVLGNILKSNPEVIERFPFLNSWENPFPETQAGHLSDLGEDEHFSLGRRFGRRFSLLFTGDLENILYGVTYKQRTQASCASFYEGLTDTLDGESLKNVKPAINDKLLRFFDTCSKYIKSVENNKTAAPEHTSFKYGPEMQRIAQKIADKLGLKTLNSEEAQTIHHLCAFELAMFDKSDWCDMLEKEDLFIFEYLYDLKQYWNRGYGHSVNWGMSCPFNSNVFKQLNDVIYKARNGEDYNVADIQFAHAETIIPIFTAFGLFNDSVPLKADNYESQKERQFRTSKIVPMSASFGIGLYQCEASENTEEEVYVVRMFVNEKPIVIPACEQEICEYKQFMKYYDDLVNCNYAEICENNKLHDEL from the exons ATGGATAGTCTgctttttttgattttgtgtCTTGTATCATTATTCATAGCAAATTATGCAATGGGCAGTCCTGATTTTAGGATTCCTTTGTATTCAACTAAAACACCTTATTTCTGGGGAAAAGATATAGATGAATTCATACGAGAAGATGAGGAAATTTGGGTTGATTATGACAATAAAGAATGtcaaattattcatttgaaCTTAATTCTTAGACATGGGTCTAGATCACCTACTTTATCTTGGATAAAGAAAATGACAGTACTTGGAAATATCCTAAAGAGCAACCCTGAGGTCATTGAAAGATTTCCATTTCTTAATTCATGGGAAAATCCATTCCCAGAAACACAGGCTGGTCATTTGTCTGACCTAGGAGAAGATGAACATTTTTCACTAGGGAGGAGATTTGGGCGAAGGTTTAGTTTACTATTTACTGGTGATTTGGAAAACATTCTCTATGGTGTCACATATAAGCAGCGAACACAGGCAAGCTGTGCTTCATTTTACGAGGGTTTGACTGACACATTGGATGGGGAATCACTGAAAAATGTGAAGCCTGCAATAAATGATAAACTCCTGAGGTTCTTTGACACTTGTTCCAAGTACattaaatcagttgaaaataataaaacagcTGCCCCAGAACATACTTCATTTAAGTATGGTCCTGAAATGCAAAGAATTGCTCAAAAGATTGCTGACAAACTTGGACTAAAGACTTTAAATTCAG AAGAAGCCCAGACAATTCACCATTTATGTGCCTTTGAGCTAGCAATGTTTGATAAGTCTGACTGGTGTGATATGTTAGAAAAggaagatttatttatttttgaatatcttTATGATTTGAAG cAATACTGGAATAGAGGTTATGGTCACTCAGTTAACTGGGGAATGTCATGTCCATTTAACAGCAATGTATTCAAACAGTTAAATGATGTCATCTATAAAGCTAGGAATGGTGAAGA ttaTAATGTGGCAGATATACAGTTTGCACATGCAGAAACTATCATTCCAATATTTACAGCATTTGGTTTATTTAATGATTCTGTTCCACTAAAAGCTGATAATTATGAATCTCAAAAAGAACGACAATTTAGAACAAGTAAGATAGTACCAATGTCTGCCAGTTTTGGCATAGGACTATACCAGTGTGAGGCCAGTGAAAATACAGAAGAAGAGGTTTATGTTGTTAGAATGTTCGTCAATGAAAAGCCTATTGTAATACCTGCATGTGAACAGGAAATATgtgaatataaacaatttatgaagTATTATGATGACTTAGTCAATTGTAATTATGCAGAAATATGTGAGAATAACAAACTTCATGATGAATTGTGA